The Dyadobacter sp. 676 DNA window TCCGAATTCAACGACATTATCGACTCCATCGCGGCCATGGACGCCGACGTAATTACCATCGAAACGTCGCGTTCGCAAATGGAACTGCTCGACGCTTTTGCGCAATTCAATTATCCGAACGAAATCGGGCCGGGTGTGTACGACATTCATTCGCCCCGCGTGCCGACAGTCGACGAGATGGTTTTCCTGCTGGAAAAAGCGTTGAAGGTAATCCCTGCCCGCAATTTGTGGGTGAATCCGGATTGTGGTCTGAAGACCCGCAAATGGCCGGAAACCGAAGCGGCTTTGCGTAACATGATTTCCGCGGCTAACTTGCTGCGCGAATCGGTCGAAGTCGCGGGATAGCGACGGTCGTTTGTGGGCTGGTGTGGTCATTTATTGTCAGGTGTTGTCAAGTGTCGTCAGAGGTGAAAATACCTGACTATTATCTGACCATACCTGACAATAAATGACTACCCCTGACCACTCCCGACTATCCTTGACACCCCTGACCACATCGAACCGCACTCCTGTTATCAATACATTAAAGCATTTATTTTGACACTCGAAGAAAAAATCACCGCCTCGGAAACACGCGTTTTTAAAACTGTTTTCCCTAATAACACCAACCATTACGATACTTTATTCGGTGGTACCGCCCTGTCGATGATGGACGAGGTCGCTTTCATTGCCGCCACGCGGTTTTCAAGATTGCGGTGCGTAACGGTTTCTTCCGACCGTATCGATTTCACACATCCCATTCCTGCGGGGACCATTATCGAGCTTGTTGGCCGGGTTGAAACGGTTGGGAATACCAGCATGAAAGTCCGGGTCGACATTTTTGTCGAGAAAATGTATGAAGAGAGCCGTGAAAAAGCGGTGACCGGAATTTTTACATTTGTGGCGCTCGATGAGCATCATAAGCCTACCAGAATTTTGTAGCGTTGTCATTTGGCTGCCACGTCGGCGAACGGGGAGCCCGACGCTATGCTCATGAGATTGCATAATTTATCATACGGCACCACTTGTTGTAGTAAATTAGGGGCACATTCGAAGTGGTTCAGAATTAGCGAATTAGAATTAAAGGCATCATTGAAACTATTAACATTTCGTTACCGTCGCTCTTTATTTGGTTGATTCCGAACCGCTTAATAACATTATGAAGGCAATCAACGTCCTGCGGCGGGTTGCAGCCTTGTTCAAAATGCTTATCTTGCACGCCTTTTGGACGGTGTAGGACAAAACTGTACACATTATTCTAATCACGCTTTAATGAAAATTTTAGGTATCTCGGCTTTCTATCATGATTCGGCCGCGGCTCTTATAGATAATGGCGAAATTGTCGCCGCAGCACAGGAAGAACGTTTCACTCGTAAAAAGCATGACCCCGGTTTTCCCTCCAACGCGGTTGCCTTTTGCCTCGAATACGGCGGATTGTCCATCAACGAGCTCGATGCAATCGTTTTTTACGACAAGCCGCTTCTGAAATTTGAAAGATTGCTCGAGACTTATTATGCATTTGCCCCCAAAGGCGTACGCTCGTTTTTGACGGCGATGCCCGTGTGGATCAAAGAAAAGATGTTCCTGAAAAGGCTCATCAACGAGGAGCTTGAAAAACTGGGCTACGATAAGAAGAAGAAAAAGGTGAAAATGCTCTTTCCTGAGCACCACCTCTCGCATGCCGCCAGCGCATACTACCCTTCCCCATTTGAAAAATCGGCTATTCTGACCATCGATGGCGTGGGGGAATGGGCTACGGCGTCGATCTGTCTGGGTGAAGGAAAGGATATCAGTATCCTCAAAGAACTTCGCTTTCCGCATTCGCTCGGGTTGCTGTATTCGGCATTCACCTACTTCCTGGGTTTCCGGGTGAACTCCGGGGAATACAAGCTGATGGGCCTTGCGCCGTACGGTAATCCATCTTCGCCGGATATCAAACGTTATGAGGATATTATTTTGAAAGAACTCATCGATCTGAAAGAGGACGGGTCGGTGTGGCTCAACCAGGAGTATTTCGACTATGCTACCGGCCTGAAAATGGTCAACGAGCACAAATGGGAGGCGCTGTTCGGTTTCAAAACCCGCCGGCCGGAAGATGCGCTCGAAGCGGTGCATTGTAATCTCGGCCTCGCCA harbors:
- a CDS encoding acyl-CoA thioesterase; translation: MTLEEKITASETRVFKTVFPNNTNHYDTLFGGTALSMMDEVAFIAATRFSRLRCVTVSSDRIDFTHPIPAGTIIELVGRVETVGNTSMKVRVDIFVEKMYEESREKAVTGIFTFVALDEHHKPTRIL